A DNA window from Micrococcales bacterium contains the following coding sequences:
- a CDS encoding 5-(carboxyamino)imidazole ribonucleotide synthase, whose translation MPDLPPGTPRVGIIGGGQLARMSQQPAIALGIQLHVLADSGHDSASQVIPAMSVGGPADAHAIRQLAQSVDVVTFDHEHVPQEIIRALEADGVAVYPGSEALLYAQDKADMRRRLQGAGFPVPAWQVVGSAQEVDAFSTVWPKVLKASKGGYDGKGVWVVDDLAAAREVMSHDLGPGAVWIVEELVGFTQEIAVQVARSPHGQAVAYPPVRTVQTDGICVEVVAPAVPHGASAEAAEALALGVAKELGVVGMLAVEMFDTPGGLVINELAMRPHNSGHWSIEGARTSQFENHLRAVLDMPLGDPRPRQPIAVMVNILGGDLPDLHIAFRHVMARDPGLKIHLYGKDVRPGRKVGHVTALGDDEQALRDRAWHAADYFRGVIDE comes from the coding sequence GTGCCTGATCTTCCCCCGGGCACACCCCGGGTCGGCATCATCGGCGGCGGGCAGTTGGCCCGCATGAGCCAGCAGCCGGCGATCGCGCTGGGCATCCAGTTGCACGTGCTGGCCGACTCGGGACACGACAGCGCCTCCCAGGTGATTCCGGCGATGTCCGTGGGCGGTCCCGCCGATGCCCACGCCATCCGTCAACTGGCGCAGTCGGTGGACGTCGTCACGTTCGACCACGAGCACGTGCCGCAGGAGATCATCCGCGCGTTGGAGGCCGACGGCGTCGCCGTGTACCCGGGCTCCGAGGCCCTGCTCTACGCACAGGACAAGGCCGACATGCGCCGCCGGCTGCAGGGCGCGGGCTTCCCGGTGCCGGCCTGGCAGGTCGTGGGTTCAGCGCAGGAGGTCGACGCGTTCAGCACGGTATGGCCGAAGGTCCTCAAGGCCTCCAAGGGCGGCTACGACGGCAAGGGCGTCTGGGTCGTCGACGACCTCGCTGCCGCACGCGAGGTGATGTCCCACGATCTCGGGCCGGGTGCTGTGTGGATCGTCGAGGAGTTGGTGGGCTTCACGCAGGAGATCGCCGTCCAGGTGGCCCGGTCGCCGCACGGACAGGCTGTGGCGTACCCGCCGGTGCGCACCGTGCAGACCGACGGCATCTGTGTGGAGGTGGTGGCGCCCGCCGTACCGCACGGGGCGTCGGCGGAGGCGGCCGAGGCGCTGGCGCTCGGGGTGGCCAAGGAACTCGGGGTCGTGGGCATGCTCGCCGTGGAGATGTTCGACACCCCCGGCGGCCTGGTGATCAACGAGTTGGCCATGCGCCCGCACAACTCCGGTCACTGGAGCATCGAGGGGGCGCGCACCTCGCAGTTCGAGAACCACCTGCGCGCGGTCCTCGACATGCCACTGGGCGACCCCCGGCCCCGCCAGCCGATCGCTGTGATGGTCAACATCCTCGGCGGCGACCTGCCGGACCTGCACATCGCTTTCCGGCATGTCATGGCCCGCGATCCGGGGTTGAAGATCCATCTGTACGGCAAGGACGTGCGGCCCGGGCGCAAGGTCGGCCATGTGACCGCACTGGGCGACGACGAACAGGCATTGCGCGACCGTGCGTGGCATGCCGCCGACTACTTCCGAGGAGTCATCGATGAGTGA
- the purE gene encoding 5-(carboxyamino)imidazole ribonucleotide mutase, which produces MSEPQVAVVMGSDSDWPVMSEAVKACAEFGIACHKDVVSAHRMPDEMLEFGRTAADRGFRVIIAGAGGAAHLPGMLAAVTPLPVIGVPVPLARLDGLDSLLSIVQMPAGVPVATVAIGNARNAGLLAVRILAASDADLRQRMRDFQADLRETAAAKGEIVRRAEGT; this is translated from the coding sequence ATGAGTGAGCCGCAGGTCGCCGTGGTCATGGGCAGCGACTCGGACTGGCCGGTCATGTCCGAGGCCGTCAAGGCGTGCGCGGAGTTCGGCATCGCCTGTCACAAGGACGTCGTGTCCGCTCACCGCATGCCCGACGAGATGCTCGAGTTCGGACGGACGGCCGCCGATCGAGGGTTCCGGGTGATCATCGCGGGGGCTGGCGGCGCTGCCCACCTGCCCGGGATGCTCGCCGCGGTGACGCCGTTGCCGGTCATCGGCGTGCCGGTGCCCTTGGCCCGCCTGGACGGACTGGACTCCCTGTTGTCCATCGTGCAGATGCCCGCCGGCGTGCCGGTGGCCACCGTGGCCATCGGGAACGCGCGCAACGCCGGGTTGCTGGCGGTGCGGATCCTGGCCGCGTCGGACGCGGATCTGCGGCAGCGCATGCGTGACTTCCAGGCAGACCTGCGCGAAACGGCAGCGGCGAAGGGCGAGATCGTGCGGCGTGCGGAGGGGACGTGA